Proteins found in one Salvia splendens isolate huo1 chromosome 10, SspV2, whole genome shotgun sequence genomic segment:
- the LOC121752915 gene encoding hypersensitive-induced response protein 2-like: MGQMLGCIQVDQSTVAVKEQFGKFEEVLDPGCHCLPWCFGYQVAGILSLRLQQLDVRCETKTKDNVFVNVVASIQYRALADKASDAYYKLSNTKEQIQAYVFDVIRASVPKLDLDSTFEQKDDIARVVESELEKAMSAYGFEIVQTLIVDIEPDAQVKRAMNEINAAARLRLAATEKAEAEKILQIKRAEGEAESKYLSGLGIARQRQAIVDGLRESVLAFSENVPGTTSKDVMDMVLVTQYFDTMKEIGASSKSSAVFIPHGPGAVKDIATQIRNGLLQGESAMSSS, translated from the exons ATGGGTCAAATGCTTGGTTGTATTCAAGTAGATCAGTCTACTGTTGCTGTGAAGGAGCAATTTGGCAAGTTTGAAGAGGTGCTAGATCCTGGCTGCCATTGCCTGCCATGGTGTTTTGGCTACCAAGTGGCTGGCATCCTGTCATTACGTTTACAGCAGCTCGATGTCCGTTGTGAAACAAAAACTAAG GATAACGTGTTCGTTAATGTGGTTGCTTCGATCCAGTACCGTGCACTGGCCGACAAAGCATCTGATGCATATTATAAGCTATCTAACACAAAAGAGCAGATCCAAGCATATGTTTTTGATG TCATCAGGGCAAGTGTACCAAAACTGGATCTGGATTCCACTTTTGAGCAGAAGGATGATATAGCTAGAGTTGTAGAAAGCGAACTTGAAAAG GCTATGTCTGCTTATGGATTTGAGATAGTGCAGACTCTAATTGTTGACATTGAGCCAGATGCTCAAGTGAAGAGGGCCATGAACGAGATAAATGCTG CTGCTCGACTCAGGCTTGCTGCGACTGAAAAAGCCGAAGCTGAGAAAATCTTGCAGATCAAAAGAGCTGAGGGAGAGGCTGAGTCCAAGTACCTGTCAGGGCTGGGTATAGCTCGTCAGCGGCAGGCCATCGTAGACGGACTGAGGGAGAGCGTGCTCGCCTTCTCGGAGAATGTTCCTGGGACGACCTCTAAGGATGTCATGGACATGGTCCTCGTCACTCAATACTTCGACACGATGAAGGAAATTGGTGCTTCATCCAAGTCCTCTGCTGTCTTCATCCCTCACGGACCTGGGGCTGTCAAGGATATTGCTACACAGATCCGCAATGGCCTCCTTCAGGGCGAGAGCGCCATGTCTTCTTCTTAG
- the LOC121753175 gene encoding proteasome subunit alpha type-3-like, whose translation MSSIGTGYDLSVTTFSPDGRVFQIEYAAKAVDNSGTVVAIKCKDGIVMGVEKLIASKMLLPGSNRRIHSVHRHSGMAVAGLAADGRQIVTRAKSEATNYEKVYGEAIPVKELAERVASYVHLCTLYWWLRPFGCGVIVGGYDRDGPQLYMIEPSGISYRYFGAAIGKGRQAAKTEIEKLKLSEMTCRQGVIEVAKIIYGVHDEAKDKAFELEMSWVCDESNRQHQKVPENLLEEAKSAAKAALEEMDAD comes from the exons ATGAGCAGCATTGGCACAGGATACGATCTATCGGTGACGACATTCTCACCGGACGGCCGCGTTTTCCAGATCGAATATGCCGCCAAAGCCGTCGACAACAGCGGCACCGTCGTTGCCATCAAATGCAAAGACGGAATCGTCATG GGAGTGGAGAAGCTGATTGCTTCCAAGATGCTGCTTCCAGGCTCCAATCGAAGAATCCACTCCGTTCATCGCCACTCCGGCATG GCTGTTGCCGGATTAGCTGCAGATGGTAGGCAGATTGTTACACGAGCAAAGTCTGAAGCAACTAATTATGAGAA GGTTTATGGTGAAGCTATTCCTGTTAAAGAACTCGCAGAACGAGTGGCTAGTTATGTGCATTTGTGCACACTCTATTGGTGGCTCAG GCCTTTTGGTTGTGGAGTGATTGTGGGAGGTTATGATAGGGATGGACCACAGTTGTACATGATCGAACCTTCTGGCATATCTTAC AGATACTTCGGTGCAGCCATCGGAAAGGGAAGACAGGCTGCTAAAAC agaaattgaaaaattaaagcTCTCAGAGATGACCTGCCGACAAGGTGTCATTGAGGTGGCCAAGAT CATCTATGGGGTGCACGACGAGGCCAAGGACAAGGCCTTTGAACTGGAAATGAGCTGGGTCTGTGATGAGTCGAACCGCCAGCATCAAAAG GTTCCGGAAAATCTACTAGAGGAAGCCAAGTCAGCAGCTAAAGCCGCCCTTGAAGAAATGGATGCAGATTAG